GTCAGGGGGTCCAATGGGAATCATTTACCCGTCTGCTTTCTGCACTGACTTGGCAAACTGGTAGGGAGCAAAATCTCTATTTATCCTGCTTCTATTTTCTtgcaacttaataaaaaatagaccaaaattaaaatcatgatcCTTGGAAACCTGACTTCTTTTCTCTGAACCACCAAATTTGCGAGGATTTTATCAGGGAatttaggaggggaaaaaaggcttaTTCTGTCAGTCTCTGGGTAAACAGATAAGCTTCCTTCACCATGGaattgcttgctttctttttttttttttaatgtaaaatgctCTGAGGGCAGGTTTGGGAGGAAGAGCTGGCCTGGCAGCCAAGGGCACTGGAGTCTAAACAAGCTTCGCTGGGTTGGGTGGTCCTAATGTATCAGGGCTGCAAGCTCCATAGACCCGCTGCCCCAGGAAGATGGCGAAAAACTGACAGTTACACAGCTGAGCAGATTTGACAGCAGAGGGCACAGAGTTACCTTTGCAGCAGCTAATATAAAACTGGAAATGCTAGAACATTCGGGGCAAAGGGAAATTCACATAGCCAAGAGTGTGACCCAGAGCATCCCAGATGGCCTCAGTGCCCATCTCAGTGGGTGTTCTAGAGTTCCTATTTTGCCTTTCCATTCCTCCATCTCTTTGTTCATTAGATAGTTAAAGAGTGTAATGATGGATGTCACGAGTGTTACTTGCAAGAACAGCTAACACCTATTTGACACTCATGCACTAGGCCAGGCCCTTTACATGTATCAATCACCCCATCTAATCCTCACCACCTTCGTGGAAGTAGGTAtcactattatccccattttacaaatgagaaaaatcgAGGCTAAGGAagcttaaataacttgcccaaggttacagagcTAGAAAGCCATGGTCCTGGGGCCCAAACCTATAGCTGACTTCAGGGCCTGCCTGCTGTGCCTTGGCAAGAACatgctttctattttaaaatttctcatcacatAATATTGGAACCTTACAAAAGCATATTTAGATCCTATGTGTATGTTTTGAAGCATGAAATGAGCTCCTAGGAACCCACCCTCAAACTCAGAAACTACAAAGCCCCCGTTCCTTTGGCTTTCCCTGTGCCTTCCTGCCTGACCCTCTCCCCCTGTCTGCCCCCCAGAGGGAACCGCTGTTCtgattttgtgtttatcattCCCTCGCCTTTAACATATCAGAATTTTACCCCATAGGGATGTATCCCCGAGACCATGCTTCTCGAAGAAGAAGAAAGGCCACCTGCTTCTCTGAGTGGGGCGGCTGAGACCCAGCCTCTGCCGGACCTCGCTCAGGTGGGCTGcggcaggagctgggggagacAGGCCCTGCCCGGGGCTccggggtgggggccaggggtgggtACCTGAGATAGTCTCTCCGGCAGAGCTTCCGGCCCAACTTGTAGTAGAGGCGCCGGCCCACCTCGCCCAGCCGGCACCCGCAGAGGTCACAGCTCAGGCAGTCCTCATGCCAGTACTGGTCGATGGCCTTCAGGAAGTAGCGGTCCCCGATGTTCTGCTGGCAGCCTCCGCATGTCAGCAGGGATGGGGGGATCTGCAGCACCTCATCCACTGGCTCCCTGGGAAGAAGGCCAAGCATTAGGGACAATGTCATCCCAGGGAGACGAGCGTGGGGGTCAGGGATCACCCTGGGCCCAACAGGGAACGTCACTCAATTGCCTGTTGGTGACataaggagaaaggagaggacaTCCACCTAGGCCAGACTGCAGAGAGGCCCGGCCAGCCTTGGTAGGACCTTACATTCTAGGCCCCGTAAGAAGCAAGTGCAGGGCGCCAAGAGGCACTCAAGGCGACTGTAGCTGGTaccccagccccacacacagTCCAGCCGCATTCTCAgcacctctgtctccctccttctttaTCCTATTCTCCCTCCTACTCTGTCTCCAcacttcccttttttcctcctcacaTCCCCAGGACCCAAGGGCACCGCCCAACCCCAGAGGAGACATCTGGGACTAAAAAAGTTGCTTGCTGCAGGGATTACCTAGATGGCTAAAAATCTGCAAACTCCCTTTTGAATCTGTGTGCCATTCTGCCTCAAGGCCCACCAACTGCACGAAAgaagaggtgaggaagaaagaagaaaagggaccCCTAATTATTGTAGGCTGCTTTCCCTTTGCAAGATAAAAATTCCATCAGGATATAATAGGAATTCTCATTATTACTACTTTTTAACAGAAATTCTGCATCCCGTCCTTCTTACTGAATGAACCCTTGGAAAATCCCAGGTGTTAATTAAGGCCATTGTTAACCCTACAAAGGACATCAACTAGACCCTTCTGCACGTGAACATTTTTACAACAGCTAAACTGATTCAGATGAAGAtgatttaggaaagaaaatgaggagGGGGCAGTGATTGTTTCTGATAGAGTGGAAGATAGTTAAAAGGATTCAAATCTTTACTCAGGCAATTGTTAACAGTGAGCCTGAGATCTGTGTTCTTTCATTACGAAGTCACATAGCATCTCTAGTTCACTTTGCTTAATCGGAATCTGAatacttttgtttctcattttaaaagaaataactttatttgccaaaagaaaataaagggagtGGAAGAAATGATTCTTGCGCCAAGTGGGACACAGGAAAAACCGAATACCTGTTGATCAATTAACAAGTACTCTTTCGAAACTTACTCAAACacaaatctatttttcaaaaatctattaCGTTTTGAAAAATGGACCTGCTTCCAACTGTGAAATTCCCAAAGAGAGTTTCCCCCTCAGTACCTGGAGGCTATCAATCTGCGTCTCCCATTTCCAGCTGACACTAACTTACCAAGTGACCTTGTGTCCTGATTGGCCTGTGACCACAACCATTTACACTTGGGATGGTGAGGCTCAGGGAATCACTGTTGATAACACACTGTGACAGCCCCAGGCGACTCTGTCTGTAAAGTGCACACCTCCCTGGGAGTATTTCAGAATACTGAAACTGAGCCAACACTTTGTAGAACATGTGTGCTTTGTGTGATGATCTCCTTTTAGAACAAGGAAATGTGAAATTCAAACAAGTTTTCTCctaaaaattcaagtttttaagAATTCACTGAAGCCTGacttgctttgctttgtttccaCGGGTTATACGTAAGGACTGCCGTTCTCCCTCCTGAAAAACAGCACACCCAACATTTTCCTGTGTGTCAGCTCAGAATTGCGTCTCTTCCCTTTCCACAGCCCGTGGTCTGACTCTAAGGCTTTCAAAAACACTCGTGGAGCCTCAACACCGCTGAATGCCCTAATGCTGATCCTGCCAACCAACTGTGAAAGGAGAGAATTTGCACTTAGCTGGTGCAAAACTGCCTGGAATTAAAATGAACTGCTCTTGTTACTCAGGGAGGCGGCAGGGGCCACTGATTGCACAGTAGAGGAAATCACCGTGTTCATGAATTCTGGCTGCCTTTCTGTCTAACTATTCCACATGCATATACCTAGGCAAGCTACTCTGTGTAATTTGGAGATGCTGATCAGACTGACCCCAGTTGTACTGACCCAAGTAAACCCACAATAGAGCATCTGGTAGGATAGTGGTCCTCAGTAGAAATGTTAAGCGAAAGAGCTATTGTGATGGCCTGACATGAGATAGGAAAGGACAGGATAAGATATTGgctctatctatctttctataaTTAATGATAATATCACATTATCTTTGGTGGATATTCCAAGCCAATAACTGAGTAGGATTCACCctcaaatgaatattttatattctccTAGAGCCCATCTGAATATTACACCTGAATATACTTCAGCCTGGATTTCTGGGATAATTTCTCAACAATTTCCAAGAGAGATAGGGGAGGGGGGGATATGCTGCAGTAATTTCTCAGCTAGCTGGTCCATCTCTTATGAAAGCCTGTCTTCAATGGGCAAATAGTAAAGCAAAGGATGGAGCAGACGAAGCATCCTTCAGTAGTGTCTGCTGTGTTACGAGGTTAAGAtgtttcaattttcttatctctGTGAAAAAGCACAAACTTTGAAAAGAGCAAACTTCCTCCAGGGAACTGAAACCTCCAGATTTATCTTCTAATAAAAAGATTAGTGACTAAGTTCTGCTGACTGAAAAGACATTAGGCACCTTTCAAAGGTAATTCATCCAATTCACTCTTTTATTATAGCACTATGGTCTTGCCTAGGCTCTAAAAACTCAGGGCTAAGTTATAATTCTAggtttgtaaaaaaataaaataaaagagcaaaccACCCCCCTTTAAACCCAGTGTTTTTGtagatatttacttttaaaaaggaatgttaTTTTTCTCCTGCGAATTTAAGGAAACTGGGCTTTTTGATAGACCCAACCTAGCTCCTTATAGAACTGGCTCTGAACCTTCAAGATTGAATAGTGATGTTTATATTCTCACTGGATCATGGTACTTCCTGTGTTTTATGAGAACATGCTGAGCTTTTATGCTGGTAACTGAGGGTAAAACCCAGGTATATAAACACCATAGGAGACTGAAATTGGGAGGAGGGGCTACTTCAATCAGGAAAGCACAATTCTttcaaagcaagaaaagaaaagaaaacaaaacaaaataaatgcctCTTAAAAGCACAAATGGACAAATCATTAACCAGCTCCTTTGGTCTGTGTAACAAATCCCTTCAAAGGATTAGTTGGGGActtcaaaggaataaaaattctcaaaaccaGACAGCTAATGAATCTTAAAAGGGCATTTGCACTGACAGCGAAAATGATATCTTAAACAACCCTTTCTCCCCAATGTTAACActaaggaacgggttgaaggtaTATGCTGGGAAGGGGATATTTCAAACCAGTAAGAGGCTCAGAAAACAAATGCAGTTCATTAGCGCTCTGGTTCCCTGACCCTAAACCCTTTGAGACTGTGATAAAAGTCGTGAAACTCTGCTCACCAGAAAAATTCACCTACACACAAAATGGTGCACTAACTTTCTAGGTTCAAAGATCCCCATCGGTGGACCCCGAGAGGCGAGGAGGGTACGTGTATCGAGATTAACTCCGTACTTAGCTACTCTAAAGCCTCTGGAGGCCTGCGTGAGCTCTGAGGTGAACGCTCGCACTCCCCTCTCGCGCCTGTCCCTGGCGCTGCAGGCAGCCGCCCCACCTGCGGTCCGGGAAGGGACCATCGGGGACTCGGGAGGCCTCCACTTGGAATGTCCCCCTTTCCAGGACCACGTGGACAAAGAAAAAGGGGGACCGGGAAGGAatgagaggggagaagggagcagagtcGAGCCTCTAATGCTCTCGAGACTGCACCTGCGCGCCTCCGAGTTTCCCCTGTGCCTGCTCCTGTGTAAACTTTCTGGCCGGCGATGGCTTTGGGGAGCGTCCCAGGTTGCGGGAGGGGCCCGCAGAAGCGCTGGGCCGACCTCCTCTCCCTGCCGCCCgccacccagccccactcccGGTGCTCCGGAGTCACCCGAGAGAACAGGGGAGCCCCGCGGAAGGCAGAGGGAGCCAAGGGCACGTTGCGGGCGCTCACCTTGAGCCTACTCGCCAGCTATCCCCACCACCCTGCTGCCCCCGGGCGCGAGGCCATGGATATCGTGGGTGGCGGGGGAAGGGGAGCCACACTTACTCAGACGGGTCCAGGCTCTTCCTCTCGATGGCCGAGGAcattggggagggaggtggcgtGCCAGGCGGCGGGGGCGCTCCCTTTGTGGCGCGGGGTTGGCTAGCTGCCGGGGCTCGGACCCCCTCGGGTGCtcgggcgccgccgccgccgctcctgCGCCTCCTCTTGCTCCGGCGCTCTGGCGGCGAGCTCGCCCCTCCGCGCTCAAGGACAGTCACCGCGCTCCCTTCAAACGCCAAAGAGAGAGAGCGAATCACCGGGCTGCCGGCGCGCCGCGGCCGAGGCGGGGACCGGGGCGCGCAGCCTGGCCCCGGgcggctgcagctgctgctgctgctcaggaCTTaaccttccatcctggtcccaccgccgccaccgccgccgctgcCGTCCGGTCCGGATCGGCTCGCGCGCTGTCGCTGGCTCCGCACCGCCCGCGAGGATCGTGCGCGCCCGCCCGGCCGCCCCGAGCCCCTCGCACCTTCGGCCCGGGTCGCGGCGCGCAGCTCGCCgccgagggcagggagggggtggcagcctgggggcggggaggggaccgCGCCTCTCTCCCCGGGCTCCCTCCTCTCTCGGGAAGGTCTATTTTCGCTCAGCTTCCCTCTGTctctggtttcatttcctttttcctgatcACGATTCAAATACAATAGAAGGAAATCACATTTAAAGAGACAGCTGCCCAgtcctccccctttttttcttcctttttttttttttttttaacggggCTCCTGGGATTAGCGGtacaaacagcagcagcagcagcagcagcagcagcagcagcagcagcagcagcagcagcagcagcagaaggaatGAGTTGGCTTCTTAAAGGGACCAGCGTCGGGGATAGGGAGAGTCGCTCAGTGAACACCTCTCTTTGGAGAGGTGGCTGGGTTGCCTCTAAATCATTCTTTAGGGTTTCCCCTCTGTGGCGTTTCCCTTTTGGTAAATTAAGGTTGAAACTAAGCAGCGGGCCGctcaaggaaaaaagaagagacaaaaatgtgaaataaacacaTACTGAGATGCACGCGTTCCGAGTGGCTTTCGCGCCTGTTCCGGGGTTAGAGATCCCAGGTCCGCGGACACCGTGCGCGCAGATGCCCGGGACTGCGCGGCTCTGCTGGCTGCGGGTTTGTGACTGCGTCTGCGCTCCAGAGAAGCGACAGGAGATGTGCGAGCAGGGACCGCACGGGCTGGGTACGCCTGAGCAGTGCCAGGGGCAGCTAATCCCGGGGGGAGGGTGGTTGGGAGGGACCACGCTGGTCTGATTCTCCACTCCATCTGCTGGCGGCAGAAATCCCTCCCTCAGCATCTTTCAAAAATCGGACTCCTGCGATTAAACTGGCCTCTGTAAGGTGACAATAGTACTCTGCAGAGAAAAAAGTGCCTCTCCAATGATGGAGAGCAATACTCGGGAGGTTCTTTTGCCCTGggtcagggaaagagagagaagccacACTTGATTTTTGAGTTCAAGTTTCCCCTCCAACCCCAAGGGCAGATTCTGGGAAGTGAGAGAatgcagaaggaaagaggaggaggctaATAGCCTGCCCTTTTGTAGAGCAAAACTTTAGGTCCCTTGGGCCTCATCAGAAGTTCCTTGAAAAATAATTGCATTCAGAAATGATTACTGAAGGCCTCCTTGTGCATGACATTAGTCACAAGTCTTGTAAAGAAGAAACTACCAAGTGCTTTCAGAATCCATAATTTATATGAACAATCTGGATCATAGTCATGgacattttattcccattttaaagatggcacTGAAGGGCCTGCATGAATTCATGTGAAAGTTGGTGGTTGAAATCAGATGTGCATCCTTGTACACTTCATTTTCCTGGTTCAGAGCTGATCCTCACTAACTTTTCACAAGTATAACCAGAATTTACTATAGTCTGCATGCTATTGTCCTTTTCTTACCTCCATGTCCAAAGCTCGAGTCCCTAATGAGTATAATTAAAATCTCTCCTAATATCCTCCCCTCCTctaagtgtgtgtgcgtgtgtgcgtgtgtttgtgtgtgtgtgtgtgtgtgtgtgaaaggaagCCTTATGAGCAGCTTTGGGTCCAACTCAAGGCCTTCAGTCTCTAAAAAGACCTTCTCCTGCTCAGAcccttgtttttaattttaaaagagaaaactagaaTTTTTAGGCCAGCCTAAattatgtgatatatatgtacaacCTACTACTCtacaatcagaaatgaaaatgcactTATAGGTTGTGATCAGCAGTTTACTTAGAACCAGTCAATGTGTTGTTTAAATGCCAGGACTTGAGAATCAGACTCCCTGGGTTAGATGTAGGCTCTTACTTATCAGCTAGTGTGGCCTGTGTAGGAAATTTCCTTAATCtgcagagagagaattgtgtagtgcctctggagtcagactgcctgcaTTCTAACCCACCATTTCCCACCTGTGTGAACCTGGACAAACAGCAGGAATTTAAACTCCCAGTATCCTCATCTGTCAAAGAGGGGTGCCAGAACCTATTGCAttggttattgtgaatattaaatgagtgaatgcatgCAGTGTGGCCCATGGACTTGTAATGTGCTGGGGGTAATAACAGAATGAGATTACATGCATGGAAAGCGTTGGTGTATATTAAGCGCTCATAAATGGTGGCTGCTATGTTATGGCAAAATATCATTGGAAGAGttgaaaaagagtttaaaattaaatttaaaggtGAAATGGgggttaaaaataagaatttctgaccaaaatttaaaaaaaaaatcccgtttTTATAAAGCAAACAAAGGGGGTCCCTTCACCTCACCGCCTATTGCTCCTAAACAAAACGTATATGTATTTTCCACTTTAATGTTCACTATCTTGGTGACTAGATGATACATTTGCATCTGCTTGCTTTTATTAAATCTGATTAAGTTGCTACTTCCCTTGCTATATAATTTTGCATGGGGCTCAAGATAGCtgttaaattaaatatatccTTGGGTTCTGGGAAGTAACCTCTGAATGGCTAACTTTTGGGCTTGAGGTTTCCTTTTAATAATATGCTTCTGTTTTGACCAGAGTGTGTAAAGAAAGAACAATTACTATCGATGACTTTGGGTCAGTTTCTTATCTTTCACAACTCTTTGGGGAGAGCTTCCTTAGAGAAAGTGAATATTTGAAATGGTATCTTAAGATTTCAATTTCACACAAAGTGGTTGTAAGAAATAACTGCCTACCAGTGGGATTTCATTTCTATTCAACGGGCAATTAAATTGCTCAAATTTAAGTTTAACATTTAGAATCAAATCtctaaatgtgtttttattatgaataattttaaagcaatcatGACCTTATTGTATCCTTCCATAGCAACCTTATGCCTGATGCAGAAGAGGGACTCAGTAACTGCGAGGCAATTCGAACATGTAAAATGGTTCTTGAGAGCTGGGGGAATCTGTACTCGATCCTAAACCAGTGGGATTGCAGTTTAATTCCTTTTACCCTCCCCCGACTCCTTGCAAATCTTAAATAccttaaaatttagaaaatttccagttttctttcctgagtgtgaATGTCAGAGGAAGACTGAATCAGTTCGCATGACGAATCCGACCCTAGGTGGATTACTTTCTTCCTGTTggcatttttctattctttttgtgTATTACATCTACAATTGTTTTCTGGGGAAGAGCAGTTTCAAGTGACTAAGGCTCCATTTTTTGCTAAAATGGGCTTCtaatagaaaggaaaatgcaaatgtcaTTGGGAACATGCCAAGAATGACAATTTAcctcttttcttatttcccaACCATTAAAAGCCAAGTTGCATCGTATGCCTGTTAGTTGTGACATTCAcatatggaaacaaaaataaagatttgtcTTAATATGGCTTCAGTTCCCATGCAGAATTCTTTAAACTACTCAGTTGTCTCAGGCATCTGGCTCCTAAAccatttcagaacatttcagGGCATGTTAATGGTTGTTTTCAGGATGTTGGACTTATTAGTGATAAATAAATCGGGTGTCCTATATAGTGAAAAGGCCccaaaaaatctaaaaaagagaaatctataTCAACTGAGTTTAGGAGAATGAGCATAGGTGTCAGAAGACAGCTCAgctatttactagctgtgtgatttgggggaagttacctaacttctctgaatctcagtttctgtatctgtcaAATGGAGGTGATAGTAACGCTtggcagggccaggactagggtgaggcCACTGGGATGCCTGCTCACGTCACAAGATTTTTAAGAGGATTCAATAAAATAACGTGTGTAAAAATGCTTCATACAGTGATGgtgcatagtaaatgctcagaaaCGATACCTGTTTTACCGCCCCATCTTCTAGAAGTCATCATCACTGTATAAGGAAGCAACGATCTTCCAGCTAGTCAGGACATCTGCCAAAGGAAGCTGAGACTGGGGTGCTGTAGAAAGAGCTGAAGTGAGCCTAAGAGACCAGCTGGCCTCAGGCTTGGGGAGCCTCCATTTTTTCAACCAGAAATGCAGGCTTGTGTCCATTTAGGACCTGAGTAGGCTGCTCCATTGCTTCCCTACCACATTGCCTGCTTCAGCCGCATCCCTGATTTTATCCTTCTTCCAACCACTTCTAAATCATCTTTTACAACTAAGACAAGAGGCAAAATCAAGTGCTGAAGTAACTGCCCCTAAATGTCACAATTCCACAGCGAGGTCTTAGCAGACTGAAGCTCACAGCCTGTCCACGTGGAGGGAGCTTCAGAAATGTGATTTCCCAGCCTGCTCCCTGGAGCACGAGGGGTTCTGAAGTGCCTGCTCCAGCGGCAGCCGCCCAGCGCTTACTGACCTCGGACATGTTGAGCTACCTCTCTGGAATTTAGCTTCTGCATCTGTAAAGTAGGCATATTCAGATTATCTCATGGAGCTGTTGTAAAGGTTCTGGGACATGAAGCAGATAAGGTGCTTGGAAAGgagactggcacatagtaagcttCTGTGGAAGATTTTGTTTATACACAGAGATTCcagctttaaaatctttgaacACCCATTGGTGATCCAGACTCCCTTTGATGGACAAGGCAAATGAGACAGAGGGTCAACAGATcctgcttctgcctctgccaTCATCAAATCCTCCCCTACTTTTTCTCTTGGGTAGTGGACCCTGAAATTATTTGCTGTTCCAAGTTCGAGGGGGAGTCAGAGCTGGGTGAGCTGACTCACTGAGCTGTCCTGGTACTCTTTGTTCACTCgatccattttctccctttagCTCCTCAGAGGCAGCTCCACGTGAGTGACACCCACATTGCCTGGGGCCCTGGAACAGAACATTTGAAATCCAAGCTCCTTTCTGTGGCCTAGAAAACCTTATACTATCTGACTATCTGACCCCTACTACTTTTCCATCACTCCCCTGCTCCCTACTGTCTCTGCTCAAACCTCACTGACCTTTTCTCTATCCTTAAGACAAACCAAGCTGACTTCTATCGGAGGGCTTTTTCActtgctctttcctctgcctgagaTGCTCTTCCTCTAGCTCATTCTGTGGCTCCCATGTACTTCACTTAGGTTCAAATGTTTATCCTCATAAGAGCCTTTTAAAACCCCATGTCTCATCATTCTCCATCCCCTTATCCTGCTTTAGTTTTCTTCCTAGTATCATCATtacttccactttttaaaaaattattttactttctattgttttatttttggtggggggaggtatttaggtttatttaattttggaggaggtactggagattgaacccaggaccttgtgtatgctaagcatgtgctctaccacttgagctataccctccccacttccacttTACTACATttgtatttgtagttttttgtgtgtttttttctttggcCTTTCTTTGCagctagaatgtaaactccatgagaatagaaattctttgatttttttccccctttgtgtCTTCAGGACTTAGGATGTGCCTAGCACATGGCAAGCCTTCAATAActgtttattgaatgagtgaatgaatgaatgtacaaATGGCAGCCCTGCCCTCCTTGGCCAAAGCATGCCTGCACTATGCTCTCTCAGCAACAGCTGAGAAGGAACTTGAAGATCCCTTGTCTTCCTTGAGCATCACTCTGGGGAGAAGAAAAGGGCCCAGATACCGTTCAGATTCAGACTGAAGCGTTTGGTTTGGGAAAGCAATCAGGCTCCTTGCTGCTGGGAACACTCAGATACAGGTGGTGTCAGGAGGCCACAAGGTCCCTCTCTGAAGCTTGCTTCTCCA
This Camelus ferus isolate YT-003-E chromosome 10, BCGSAC_Cfer_1.0, whole genome shotgun sequence DNA region includes the following protein-coding sequences:
- the LMO2 gene encoding rhombotin-2 isoform X2, which translates into the protein MEGSAVTVLERGGASSPPERRSKRRRRSGGGGARAPEGVRAPAASQPRATKGAPPPPGTPPPSPMSSAIERKSLDPSEEPVDEVLQIPPSLLTCGGCQQNIGDRYFLKAIDQYWHEDCLSCDLCGCRLGEVGRRLYYKLGRKLCRRDYLRLFGQDGLCASCDKRIRAYEMTMRVKDKVYHLECFKCAACQKHFCVGDRYLLVNSDIVCEQDIYEWTKINGMI
- the LMO2 gene encoding rhombotin-2 isoform X1; translated protein: MSSAIERKSLDPSEEPVDEVLQIPPSLLTCGGCQQNIGDRYFLKAIDQYWHEDCLSCDLCGCRLGEVGRRLYYKLGRKLCRRDYLRLFGQDGLCASCDKRIRAYEMTMRVKDKVYHLECFKCAACQKHFCVGDRYLLVNSDIVCEQDIYEWTKINGMI